One Chloroflexota bacterium genomic window, CCCGTCTCCCCTGTTACAGTGCTGGTAGGCCTTGTACGAAGTGGCGAAAATGCTCACGAAGGAAGTGGTACGTCAACCGCTCGTCAGAGCTCAACTCCCACACCTGCCGACAAATGGCCAGAATCCGGGTCTTATGCGTGTTCACCGTGCTCAACGAGATCACCAGGCGCTCAGCGACCTGTACGGGCGACAGCCCATCGGCGAATGCTCGCAGGACCTCTCGCTCGCGTGCGGTCAGTTCCTGCCACACGCGTTCGCAACGAGAGCGATCTTTGGCCAGATCGGACATCCATGCGCTGACCTGCCCGCGCATCTGCGCCAGCTCTCGCAGCGCCGGGAACTGCGCTCCCCAGGGCAGCATCGGCACCCGCACCAGCCGTACGCCGTCCTCCGGCCGGGCGTGCATGATCGCGCCATCTCGTGCCCGCTCCAGGAACGCGGGGGGCGTGTAGATATGCCACACCTGATCCTGATGCCCGAAGTGCACCATCGCGGCCGACAATGCCACCAGTGCCAGGATCCGACGTCCCCCGGCGAT contains:
- a CDS encoding histidine kinase, with amino-acid sequence MKGSDMASTLIATLGGQPQVVTFALDALLARGEPVREVIVVHLSADDDRLRRSLARLSEEFAGERYRGRPCRYRLVPVRTDGRRLEDIQSEVDADAAWRAMHDLIAGLKSMSERPIHLCIAGGRRILALVALSAAMVHFGHQDQVWHIYTPPAFLERARDGAIMHARPEDGVRLVRVPMLPWGAQFPALRELAQMRGQVSAWMSDLAKDRSRCERVWQELTAREREVLRAFADGLSPVQVAERLVISLSTVNTHKTRILAICRQVWELSSDERLTYHFLREHFRHFVQGLPAL